A stretch of Bradyrhizobium sp. AZCC 2262 DNA encodes these proteins:
- a CDS encoding VanZ family protein — MNRHISQLARAAAWLAVITIAYATLTHVDFVYGIYFKLSPFLMRPAMRTYAHFEHVIAFALLGALFSFAYPRRPILVFGIVFGAAVFLEILQTMTPDRHGTLVDALEKMAGGAVGIMIMRTAQRLWSAKHRPS, encoded by the coding sequence ATGAACAGGCATATTTCCCAGCTTGCCAGGGCTGCGGCATGGCTAGCGGTCATCACGATCGCCTATGCCACGCTGACGCATGTCGACTTCGTCTATGGCATCTATTTCAAGCTCTCGCCGTTCTTGATGCGCCCGGCGATGCGAACCTATGCTCATTTTGAGCACGTCATCGCGTTTGCTTTGCTCGGTGCCCTCTTCAGCTTCGCCTATCCACGACGCCCGATCCTTGTTTTCGGCATCGTGTTCGGCGCCGCGGTGTTTCTGGAGATTTTGCAGACCATGACGCCGGACCGCCACGGCACGTTGGTCGATGCGCTGGAGAAAATGGCAGGCGGCGCAGTCGGCATCATGATCATGCGGACTGCTCAGCGATTATGGTCGGCCAAGCATCGCCCCTCCTGA